A segment of the Carya illinoinensis cultivar Pawnee chromosome 1, C.illinoinensisPawnee_v1, whole genome shotgun sequence genome:
TGGGATAACCTTGATGTTGAAAGTAGAGGTGCttcttcatcaaaatttaaatcaGAGGCACCACCATTCCCTCCACTGCTTCCCTTGCCATTATCACTAGTGTCATTAGGCAAGAATATGTCTGATGATTTCTTCTCCAACTTCCAATCCTGCATCAGTCAATATACAAGACATAGCCGTTAGAGGAAAAGGGTGAATCTGGATTTCGATCATGTAAGCATCTCAAAATTGTGACTataacaagaaattaatgatacATATAGTATACGGCTATGGCAAAGTATAGTTAGATGACGAAGTAGAAATCATAAATGCATTTTATGTTTGAGCATACATCACACATACTTTGAGGTGAACTACTCACTAATGGGTGGTTTAAGAAGCCAGGATTAGCTTCAGCTAAGATAAAACATAATCCAACAGTCTTTGGGTCAGCATTGCATACCGGTACAAGTTTCACTGCACAGTGTTTTCAGCGTTGACCAGCTGATCCTtattcactttcacaaaactctcatctcaatacaaaaataatatattctaataatattttatttaactcatctcatctcattttatctcatctctgaaaacaaacgaaCAAACACTCACAATATTCAGCTGATTAAGAGTCAAAACACTCACAATAttcatatttctattttttgataGGTCACAAGATTCATGAACAAACATTCATATTTCAAACATTTTCTGATCACAAAAGATTTATAATTCTGGAAACTGAATGCACAAGCTAGGGGTTTGTTGGCTTCGTGAACAACTTATACAATCACACCAAGTAGATTCAAGTATGCACATCAGACCTAATTGTTTCAAGCACAATGTAATTCTATGGACATTTAATGCATTGTCATTGAGGAAGAAAAGTTCCAAGGTAGAGGATATCCTTTTGACGAAAGGGGAAAAATATAATGGTCAGCTGTAAAGTATCAAGGATAATCTATCAGATTACCTTGGTGATTCTTTCAGGAAGGCTTTCAGAAGGTTGTTGAGGTGCTCGACCATCCTTGACCTTTATATAATTGTACATGACTACACCACATAGTGCTGCAATtgtaaaaaagatttttaaagcaAAGTAGAATTTTGAGGTTTAAATGAGGCACAAAATGTCTGACTGAAAGCTTGCACTTCATATGGATGGAGATCTACCGATGGCATAGCCAATTATATTTAGCCCAGTTATTGTGGACTCTGGAAAGATGACAGTAGAAAGGGCTATCAATATCCAGTCTTTCAGAACACCAGCAACCCGGATGGTAACTGCTCCTGTTCTACCAATTACTAAGAAAATGGAGAAGTTCAGGGCCAAAGCACAAAGAGCATTTGAGAAAAAGATCCAGAAGTTGAACTGGTCCTCTGAGACTTGTATATGAGGCTTCTCCAATAAACACCAAGGCACAAACAAAAACATGAAACTGCATTTGACAGTGTCAAAAAATGAGAAGCAGATACAATAATATCTAATGTAAAAAACCGAATAAAGTCCCATGGTCTAACAAAATGGATCATATAAATagctaataaaaattaaaataattgttcatccactaaaatatatatttcctgCAATATAAATTTTCCTCTTTAGGAATTACATgattttatgaaacaaaaaacaaaaaaacgaaTGCCAACCACCAAATATCTCAAGATTTTTACAAATCAGCTTACGAAGATTAAGCTATAACTTAAAAGAAGAATTCACTTATACTGATCATAcaaaagcctcaaaacaaaGTACCTGCACGGAGCTATGTAATATAAACTGGTGATGGGGTTTAGAGTCAAGCCCTTCTTTTGTAGAAGGACTTGTGTTAAGACCAGCCTAAGAGCTTCTGCAAAGATGCCTGTAACCTGGTAAACTGTACCAACTACATTAAAATGAATCTCCCCATACGAGGAAATGACAACTCCAACACTGACTAGCACCATGTTCAAGAACACGTCACACCTTGGCTTGTCAGTGCCACACATAACAGCCATAATAAATGTTGCAACAGGCACTGAAACAAATAGAGACATGAGCAGTCAGTTAACAGAGTTGAAAACTATCACAACAGTATGAAAACATATGCAAGTTTTCCACGCATACTTAATGCTTTGAGCATCTGGATGAAGGCCACAGAAATGTGCAAGTAAGCAGTGTTACCAAACCTGAATGAGAagtagaggggaaaaaaaattgtcaacAGATATTATTAATCCAAAAAAATTACTATCGTTTCAAAAGACCTCACTACTGCTAACAAGGAATAACTGTCTAAATCCCAGACAAGCGTGCGATTTCCCTTCAAGTATAAAGCTTaattttatagttattttaCTGTCTATCCAAGAATCATTAGAGAGAACTTCAGAACAGAGTGCAATTTTAACAAAGATCCCCACACAAGCAACTACATAAGCAAAAAGAAGGAAGCAGAAAAAGTACAAagttaaaaaacatacataaagtGATAAAGATTCAAAAATATTGATTACATGTAATCAAATTGGTGATTATCCAGCCAGAACAAGCAACCAATCTAAACATCTAAAAATGTCTTGCCAGAGACCTATAACAAATACTTTATTTGTCAGTTAAGGATAATTTTGGTGAACATTCCTCGTGGTGAAAAGATTAGGTTAGGttcttaagtcaagtttgctgGTTGGAatcaattatttcatatattagatatatgatATATGGACATCTAATTTTTGGTTATAAATATCTATAAAACTTGCTTAATTGTTTCAAAGATATTTTTGAGAGACCTTAAACTGATCAGAATAATAGGTGCACAAACAAAAACCAATTCAATCGTCAGATCTAATAAGAAAGGTCAAGGAATTCATCCCTAATAGTGAACACGCTAAACACCTGATGATAAGCATATTCACGCCTCCTTAATTATAGAATTTCCATGTCACATGCCAAAAAGGAGGCCGGGTTCTGCTAGATCTTAGTGCTTACCAAAGACTTGATGCAAAGAAGGCACTTATTGGTATCACACATGTTGCATATCTGTTTATgaaaaagacaaagaagatATTTGACAAATGAGAAACTGaacaaatgaagaaaagaaagagaacatCACAACAGAATAAACGGGAGGGGGGGCAGAAATTGAAAATCTGTTTCACTTACATTTCAAATGTCATTTTGACGGGAGCTACAACctgaaaatacaaaagaattaaCTACATCAATTTGAGAACACAAACAGAAAAGTCACAGAAAAACTCTGGAAATCTCATGTTGGATACCTCTGGCCACTTTATTACAAATCACGGCAGTGGATAAAACACACAAAAAGAattgaatgaaataaaagtacgttaaaaaaaattgaatgaaagTGAACATTCAGAAtagaaaatatagaaaagaaTGAGGATCAaggatttatataaaattgcTCCTTTATAACCACAATAACCGAACCTTGCAAGATCGAGATAGGCGACCACTTTACACCCATTGAATCCCATAATCATAGGCTTTTTGAGTTTTTGGAACCGCAAAAGACCATACCGAACTATGGAAGCTTATGGTTAATAGCTATCGGTGTATAGCATCAAATGAAATAAGAAAGCACATCCAGAATCAACACAATGCCATAGTAATACGGCTGCTAATACAAAAACAAGTGCATAGTTTCGCAGAGATCTATATCAGCACCATGCAAAGCACACTCAGAATCAAGACAAATTTTGTAAT
Coding sequences within it:
- the LOC122316975 gene encoding probable sugar phosphate/phosphate translocator At3g17430, whose translation is MINKTLIFTYLYLLVYILLSSGVILYNKWVLSPKYFNFPFPITLTMIHMGFSGAVAFFLVRVFKVVAPVKMTFEIYATCVIPISAFFASSLWFGNTAYLHISVAFIQMLKALMPVATFIMAVMCGTDKPRCDVFLNMVLVSVGVVISSYGEIHFNVVGTVYQVTGIFAEALRLVLTQVLLQKKGLTLNPITSLYYIAPCSFMFLFVPWCLLEKPHIQVSEDQFNFWIFFSNALCALALNFSIFLVIGRTGAVTIRVAGVLKDWILIALSTVIFPESTITGLNIIGYAIALCGVVMYNYIKVKDGRAPQQPSESLPERITKDWKLEKKSSDIFLPNDTSDNGKGSSGGNGGASDLNFDEEAPLLSTSRLSHIGRSQLMRDS